A stretch of Henckelia pumila isolate YLH828 chromosome 4, ASM3356847v2, whole genome shotgun sequence DNA encodes these proteins:
- the LOC140862050 gene encoding uncharacterized protein, producing the protein MADQNGNHPNLELLIAQAVQRALAERDEANILHPDHNAHLEEIKKLKEEMEQLRKKQAGYLATTIRNIPFTQEILDADLPKQFKFPHVGEYDGKGDPEEHLARFENAALLHKYSDPIKCRAFLTTLIGPAQQWFNTLRAGEIKEFKDFSKSFLHHFASSKKHPTTTFSLFAIKQREHENLRAYIRRFSALALEVPMATPDLLISAFMQGLDTKDFLKSLIKRLPETYEELLARAEKYVNMEEIQVSRAAVKRERPKSPKGNRVPSNGTGMGQPFRPALLGEFSSFTPLRMSKVRALQICDDRKLTQRPPWTEKGPRNRESDKYCHFHNEYGHITENCRQLDQEIERIIQQHAELKNILTRQEGYRPNKRQQERPRQRARTAPPHEDFNHPNQGQPDDDRAHQRPAPPARGIINMISGGPTDGDFNRARKTSSRKLINMEIGNQIFHTGPTLSFGPKDLKGVSSNHNDALVIRATVANYDVARIFVDSGSSVNVLFQEAINQMDLGQYKMEPVVTSLFGFTGHAIRPVGLVHLPLTLGKNNTRKTRIVCFIIVDAPSAYNAILGRPAMTTFMAVASALHQKMKFPVGNEVGEVQGDQVISRKCYVEEVRIEQKVARTDNVDRPGIFGMEKINLIEDTSVTTEEETEEVIISPPFGVVKIARTLETELKRTLLECLQKNKDVFAWSVSDLVGVHREISEHKLNVIKGYHPIIQKK; encoded by the coding sequence aTGGCTGATCAGAATGGAAATCATCCTAATTTAGAGTTGTTAATAGCTCAGGCTGTTCAGAGGGCTTTGGCAGAGAGGGATGAGGCAAATATTCTGCACCCCGATCATAATGCCCACCTCGAGGAGATCAAAAAATTGAAGGAAGAAATGGAGCAGCTCAGGAAGAAGCAGGCCGGGTACCTAGCTACCACAATCAGAAACATTCCTTTTACTCAGGAGATATTGGACGCTGACCTTcccaaacaatttaaatttccCCACGTTGGGGAGTACGATGGTAAAGGCGATCCAGAGGAACATTTAGCACGCTTCGAGAATGCAGCTCTGCTGCATAAATATTCGGATCCGATCAAGTGTAGGGCTTTCCTTACTACTCTCATAGGACCAGCCCAGCAATGGTTCAATACGTTACGCGCTGGGGAGATCAAGGAATTCAAGGATTTTAGCAAATCCTTTTTGCATCACTTTGCTAGTAGCAAAAAGCATCCTACCACTACTTTCAGTCTCTTTGCAATCAAACAACGGGAACATGAAAATTTGAGGGCATACATTCGAAGGTTTAGTGCCTTGGCTCTCGAGGTACCCATGGCTACCCCAGACCTGCTCATCAGCGCATTCATGCAAGGGCTGGATACAAAAGATTTTcttaaatctttaataaaaagGCTGCCGGAGACGTATGAGGAATTACTTGCCCGAGCTGAGAAATATGTCAACATGGAAGAGATTCAGGTCTCACGAGCAGCTGTGAAGAGGGAGCGACCAAAAAGTCCAAAGGGCAATAGGGTTCCGAGCAATGGGACAGGAATGGGACAACCATTTCGACCTGCGCTGTTGGGAGAATTCAGCTCTTTCACTCCCTTGCGCATGAGTAAAGTCCGAGCCCTCCAAATTTGTGATGATCGGAAGCTCACACAAAGGCCTCCATGGACTGAGAAGGGACCTCGGAACAGGGAATCAGATAAATATTGTCACTTTCATAATGAGTATGGGCATATTACTGAGAACTGTCGTCAATTAGATCAAGAGATTGAAAGAATAATACAACAACATgctgaattaaaaaatatattgaccCGTCAAGAGGGATATCGCCCGAACAAGAGACAGCAAGAAAGACCGAGGCAAAGAGCCAGGACTGCTCCTCCCCATGAAGATTTCAATCACCCGAATCAGGGCCAGCCCGACGATGACCGAGCTCATCAAAGACCAGCTCCGCCTGCTAGAGGAATTATAAACATGATTTCTGGAGGCCCTACTGACGGAGATTTCAATCGAGCTAGGAAAACTAGCAgtagaaaattaataaatatggagATTGGGAATCAAATCTTCCATACTGGCCCGACCCTCTCCTTTGGTCCAAAAGATTTGAAAGGGGTTTCCAGCAACCATAACGATGCGCTGGTAATAAGGGCCACAGTCGCAAACTATGACGTAGCTCGGATATTCGTGGATTCAGGCAGTTCAGTCAATGTTTTATTCCAAGAAGCAATAAATCAAATGGATTTGGGACAGTACAAGATGGAGCCTGTGGTAACATCACTCTTTGGTTTCACGGGTCATGCCATCCGACCTGTTGGATTAGTCCACCTACCCTTAACTCTTGGAAAAAACAACACTCGCAAAACTCGAATTGTATGTTTCATTATAGTGGACGCCCCATCCGCTTATAATGCTATACTAGGCAGACCTGCCATGACCACTTTCATGGCTGTGGCATCAGCTCTGCATCAGAAAATGAAATTCCCAGTGGGTAATGAGGTTGGGGAGGTGCAAGGTGATCAAGTTATTTCGCGCAAGTGTTATGTGGAGGAGGTCAGAATAGAGCAAAAAGTAGCCAGGACTGATAACGTCGACCGACCTGGAATTTTTGGCATGGAAAAAATCAACTTGATAGAAGACACATCTGTCACCACTGAAGAAGAAACTGAAGAAGTAATAATCTCCCCTCCTTTCGGGGTAGTAAAAATTGCTCGAACCCTGGAAACAGAGTTGAAGCGAACACTGCTGGAATGcttgcaaaaaaataaagacgTCTTTGCATGGTCAGTTTCAGACCTGGTAGGGGTCCATCGGGAAATATCAGAACACAAGCTCAATGTGATAAAAGGTTATCACCCTATTATTCAAAAGAAATGA
- the LOC140862051 gene encoding putative late blight resistance protein homolog R1B-14 has product MATWAYAALMSLMHTLETILQPSQQLHMNIIQIESLLQKVRSLQEFLEDYSHRDHEEMAAALGSRIADMARAADSIIDYHVLDQILARFNGEEAESSTGFSEYIQNLIEEMEDLFETEVTRIKKATRPLEEARPLIDFSPIGSSRLAPNDHNTLVGSDEKLINEIIDTLTGDQSNRDIIAIVGMGGIGKTTLAKNVYKNAYTAQYFDIRAWATVSQNYSVRQIILEMLSEIDRSKQEGVPGDDQLHEELFKRNQESDLSEYHELGDRLYKILFERMYLIVVDDLWNIEAWDKIRAFLPDNRNGSRIIITTRELNVARQLHSLVSFEMELLDYDRSWMLLRDKVFGKEECTSELEELGKDMAIKCRGLPLAIVAIGGFLAKSNKTREVWEDTMENLKSIISSGDEGNCMEILKLSYKNLPIHLKPCFLYIAVISKYRHRSMLPEIAWLLVGEGFVKPIRDKTLEEVADGYITDLIERNLIFVLEIGSIGQVKILGMHDFIGEICLKQVEEEKFLSAIDKRNVATTQALGILRQALQIRSTTNVYASRLVVWDGLEVVEELSQAEEETRQLRLSFLDRRNFNSMRTHSLPLFLFLQSLIVMSSPDNLITLPSEIWDLPHLRHLFSNMVFLCDPLPLDYPKDGRHDPHILENLQNLVGVLNFWCGEDVYRRAPNLNMLKVFYSPLFPRWDIAVFNLSNLVHLQKLETLSLESMGTMSLNHLSFPVSLKKLTLIGCHLPDMTIASSLPKLEELGLHNCTFEGHMWRLEDEEFLELKKLIIGRGELLHWQADKTHFPALESLFIRRLNLEEFPEDFGELPTLRTIGVDSCSDSTNEWAEQIAEAQESYGNEGFQVIITRK; this is encoded by the coding sequence ATGGCGACGTGGGCTTATGCAGCTCTAATGTCTCTGATGCATACTTTAGAGACGATCTTGCAGCCTTCCCAACAGCTACATATGAACATAATACAGATCGAGTCCCTGCTACAAAAGGTCCGTTCCCTTCAAGAATTTCTTGAAGATTATTCGCACAGAGACCATGAAGAAATGGCTGCAGCATTGGGGAGTCGAATTGCAGACATGGCTCGTGCAGCGGACAGCATCATTGACTACCATGTGTTGGATCAAATTCTAGCACGGTTTAATGGCGAAGAGGCGGAAAGCTCCACTGGCTTCTCTGAATATATCCAGAATCTTATAGAAGAGATGGAGGATTTGTTTGAGACGGAAGTGACGAGGATTAAAAAGGCTACTAGGCCTTTGGAGGAAGCTCGGCCACTGATAGATTTTTCGCCTATTGGTTCATCAAGGTTAGCTCCCAATGACCACAATACTCTGGTGGGTTCTGATGAGAAGTTGATTAATGAAATAATCGATACTCTAACCGGAGATCAATCAAATCGCGATATCATAGCGATTGTTGGAATGGGAGGCATCGGTAAGACGACTCTAGCTAAAAATGTCTACAAAAATGCCTACACTGCGCAATACTTTGATATTCGTGCTTGGGCTACGGTATCTCAAAATTATAGTGTACGGCAAATTATTTTGGAAATGCTGTCAGAGATCGATCGAAGCAAACAAGAGGGTGTTCCAGGTGATGATCAGTTGCATGAAGAATTGTTCAAAAGAAACCAAGAGAGTGATCTGAGTGAGTATCATGAGTTGGGTGATCGACTATACAAAATCTTATTTGAGAGGATGTATTTGATCGTGGTGGATGATTTATGGAATATTGAGGCTTGGGATAAGATACGTGCGTTCCTTCCCGATAACCGTAATGGAAGTCGGATTATTATAACAACAAGGGAATTAAATGTAGCTAGGCAATTACACTCTCTTGTGTCTTTTGAAATGGAACTTTTAGACTATGATCGAAGTTGGATGCTGTTGCGAGACAAGGTATTTGGGAAAGAAGAGTGCACTTCTGAACTCGAAGAATTAGGAAAGGATATGGCGATAAAATGTAGAGGACTTCCTCTAGCAATTGTGGCAATAGGTGGATTTCTTGCAAAGTCTAACAAGACAAGAGAGGTCTGGGAAGATACTATGGAAAATTTGAAATCCATTATTAGCTCAGGGGATGAAGGGAATTGCATGGAGATATTAAAACTGAGTTATAAAAATTTGCCGATTCATTTGAAACCATGCTTCCTCTACATAGCCGTTATTTCCAAATATCGCCACCGGTCCATGTTACCTGAAATCGCTTGGTTGTTGGTTGGAGAGGGTTTTGTAAAACCAATAAGAGATAAAACTTTGGAAGAGGTTGCCGATGGGTACATAACAGATCTTATTGAAAGGAACCTTATTTTTGTTCTTGAAATTGGGAGTATCGGCCAAGTAAAAATTTTGGGTATGCATGATTTCATTGGGGAAATATGTCTGAAGCAAGTTGaagaagaaaaatttctttctgCCATAGATAAACGAAACGTAGCAACCACGCAAGCCCTTGGTATACTGAGACAAGCATTACAAATACGCTCTACTACTAATGTGTATGCTTCACGTCTAGTAGTGTGGGATGGGTTGGAAGTGGTTGAAGAACTCTCGCAGGCGGAGGAAGAAACTAGGCAGCTACGGCTATCCTTTCTAGACCGTCGGAATTTTAATTCAATGAGGACTCATTCGTTACCCTTGTTTTTGTTCCTGCAGAGTTTGATTGTTATGAGTAGCCCTGACAATCTAATTACGCTACCGTCGGAAATCTGGGACTTGCCACACCTCAGACATCTGTTTTCCAATATGGTTTTTCTATGTGATCCTCTTCCTCTTGATTATCCCAAGGACGGGCGACATGATCCTCATATTCTGGAAAATCTGCAGAATCTCGTTGGTGTTCTAAATTTTTGGTGTGGAGAGGATGTTTATAGAAGAGCTCCAAATCTGAATATGTTAAAAGTTTTTTACTCTCCTCTATTCCCACGATGGGATATTGCGGTCTTCAACCTTAGCAATCTCGTCCACTTGCAAAAGCTCGAGACACTAAGTTTGGAGTCAATGGGTACAATGTCTTTGAATCACCTCAGCTTCCCAGTCTCTCTCAAAAAGTTAACTTTAATTGGCTGCCATTTGCCTGATATGACAATTGCGTCTTCTTTGCCTAAACTGGAGGAGCTTGGGCTACATAACTGCACGTTTGAAGGCCATATGTGGCGTCTGGAAGATGAggaatttcttgaattgaaAAAGCTGATAATCGGCAGGGGTGAGTTACTACATTGGCAAGCAGACAAGACACACTTTCCTGCCCTGGAGAGCCTGTTCATTCGAAGATTAAATCTGGAGGAATTTCCTGAAGACTTTGGTGAACTCCCAACACTTAGAACAATTGGAGTAGATTCTTGTAGCGATTCTACCAACGAGTGGGCAGAGCAAATAGCTGAGGCACAAGAGAGCTATGGAAATGAAGGCTTTCAAGTCATAATTACACGAAAATAA